The genomic DNA TTTCCACATGCTTTCAGTAAACGTTACCTTTTGCTCTACAGAGATATGTCCCaaaatgtgtcgttttcttCCTGTTTAACCGACTGGGGGCAGAGAGCAGAGGAAACGGAAAATATAGGGGGTGGCTCGTCCGACCACGGTAACTGGGGTTGGTAACCACATACAAAGATGGATGAAGGCAGATAAGGGAGGAGAAATCCAGTTCTGTTTGTCCTATAGGCATGCTGCACTCTTTTTGGTCAGACAAATTGAAGGATAAAGATGGTATTTGCCTTGACATGTTTCAAATGTCGGTCTGCAGCCGTCCTCAGAGGGTTCTGTCACTGCCAGTAGTTTTTGATGGGCTAATAAGAATAGTGGTCACTTCTTTCTGGTTTTGGAGATGAGCATGTGAAGTGGGAGACTTAAAAATAAGGAGTGCAAAAGTTAATAATAAGTGAAGGAgacaacaagaagaaaaagaaaagcagagcgACAAATCCTCATAACAGCAATATAAGATCACTGTTAAGTAAATCATGGACAACACAAAAGTAAtagaaacagaaacaagcaGAAATTAGGAAACGTAGAAAGAAGAGCATAAACAAGACGAGAGCGCAGACATGCTGTCATCCGCTTGGGATGATTTCCTCCTGGACCACATCCAGCTGAGAATAACATGTGATGACAGGCACAACAACCTCTGAGGAAGTCAGCAGGCCAGTGGTCACAGCAGAACAAACTACGTCTTTATCCTTCtgtttaataaaacacacagaCCGGGAGGCCTAAAACTGATCCTGTAAATGTTTGTCAAGGTGtcagactccaggcctcgagggctggtctcctgctgttttttttaaaaaaacaatctgctgctgattacctggttctgGTGTGTTTTTCCTATAAGAAGTTTCAACAGCAGAtaagttggaaaacatgtcgGACActgaccctcgaggcctggagtttgacccCTTTACACTTCAGCTGTTCAAATCTGGTTATGGATACCATATTTTGAAAAGTCTATGTCAATGAATAGTCTATGTACAGTAAATGTGTGTTTCGGGCTTCCACGTTCATAACTCCCAtgttcaagtttttaagtccatttttAGGCTGTACGCACTAAAGTCACTGAACACgggttgaaagttaaaccagttgaactttgacaaatcaggaactctgatttggtagtgttGTATGAGTGGCGTCCATTTTAACTTACGGAAGTGcaaaccgtttgaaaattgatcatagaggagaaatgaataactaTGGTTTgtgaatccatccatccatcttcctccgcttcatccgggaccgggtcgcgggggcagcagtctaagcaaagatgcccagacttccctctcccNNNNNNNNNNNNNNNNNNNNNNNNNNNNNNNNNNNNNNNNNNNNNNNNNNNNNNNNNNNNNNNNNNNNNNNNNNNNNNNNNNNNNNNNNNNNNNNNNNNNNNNNNNNNNNNNNNNNNNNNNNNNNNNNNNNNNNNNNNNNNNNNNNNNNNNNNNNNNNNNNNNNNNNNNNNNNNNNNNNNNNNNNNNNNNNNNNNNNNNNNNNNNNNNNNNNNNNNNNNNNNNNNNNNNNNNNNNNNNNNNNNNNNNNNNNNNNNNNNNNNNNNNNNNNNNNNNNNNNNNNNNNNNNNNNNNNNNNNNNNNNNNNNNNNNNNNNNNNNNNNNNNNNNNNNNNNNNNNNNNNNNNNNNNNNNNNNNNNNNNNNNNNNNNNNNNNNNNNNNNNNNNNNNNNNNNNNNNNNNNNNNNNNNNNNNNNNNNNNNNNNNNNNNNNNNNNNNNNNNNNNNNNNNNNNNNNNNNNNNNNNNNNNNNNNNNNNNNNNNNNNNNNNNNNNNNNNNNNNNNNNNNNNNNNNNNNNNNNNNNNNNNNNNNNNNNNNNNNNNNNNNNNNNNNNNNNNNNNNNNNNNNNNNNNNNNNNNNNNNNNNNNNNNNNNNNNNNNNNNNNNNNNNNNNNNNNNNNNNNNNNNNNNNNNNNNNNNNNNNNNNNNNNNNNNNNNNNNNNNNNNNNNNNNNNNNNNNNNNNNNNNNNNNNNNNNNNNNNNNNNNNNNNNNNNNNNNNNNNNNNNNNNNNNNNNNNNNNNNNNNNNNNNNNNNNNNNNNTTATACAATGAAATAAAGTTGGTGGCCCTCTTGCACAATTCAGGTTTCTGATGTGGCCCCTGGTAAAAATTAATTGCCCACCCCTGCCGTAGGTGTTTCGgctcataaaaactcaatcacacttttggcTATTTCAACAATCTCGGTATCAAAaggttcagctcgttcaggactgcttgtatttttggtatgcataaactttattttaaatattgagcaaaaaaaacccataggaaatgagtaggaaagtatttttaattagcaaaaagccattatatactgtatattaattgggctgtgttttcatcttttatagtaattttcgaaaaatgtttagctaatattaccaacatgctaacgtttttgactaatttagtttacagaagaattttaggctatttgggcatttagctagtatttaagcaacgtgttagcttttctggctaatttgacatctactgaggtttttgggctaatttggagtttagctcatgtttAAGCAATTAAAGTCGATTGCACcacaattttcagcaaacagctttagcatcttcagcgactactttcagcagaatgcattcacacaagcattatcacaggtaatgcaacttttctagtttattcttgttttaacaCCAGAAACTAATAAAGTACAaaagctgcacgattcattaagtttaataaactatcttcattgtatttatttttagttagtttaaatctaatgataCTTAAGATGTGTtctacatccactttgcacatgacccaatTACTCgactaattgtaaaaaataatctgtgattatttgactattaaaataactgtttgtGGAAACCCTGATGGTTAGACCTACTTATTTTGGCTCAGGAGGGAGAGCATGTGAAAACGTTTCCAAAATGTGAATGATGATTCTCAGCAATATTAAAAGGAGCTTTTCCTGACAAACTGCCCCTCATCATTATACTCCCACCCCAATGTGCGTCTACAGAATTGTGTGAGTAACTCAGCTTTACTTGAAATAGAGACTGCATTCACATCCCACGGCAGAGGTTTCAAAAGTAGCCTCCACGTTTCCAGCGTTCCTATCCAAACATGAGTTTCTTTGGACTCAACTCACAAGCTCTTAGTGTTTGCTGTTGGGTAAAAAACTGCTGCCATAGTTCCGCTTTTTATGGAGAAGGGCAACTGTGATGCTCACCGATGTAGGAATGTAAATGAAGAGGGAGTAGCCGTAGACACACACAGTCTCTAGGAAAGAAAAAACCCCAATCTGCCGCTCTGCCCTCCTCCTCCAGGTTAGAAAGCCCCACAGAGCAACTGGCACCAACCAGGCGTAAATGAAGATGACGGCTGCAGCAATGGTGACTGAGAGCAGAGGTGAAAGGTTAGGTGGAGGCAGAAACAGCGGTCAGAAGAGGGATGGAGTGGAAAGATCCACCTCTGTGGAACTGAGGCCTGTAGTGGTACTCTGGGTTCCCCGTCTGACTCAGGAAAGTGGAAAGGTTACCACTAATGGCCATGGAAAAGACCAAAGTCACGCAGATCCAGAAAGGACCTGCAGAGCATCAAAAAGCTGAGATATAAAACAGAACAATGCAGACAATAAACACCATTTGGGGTATCCTTTGTAGAGTCAAATTGCAGTAAAGCGATAGAGAAATGCCCCTCCCCGATTCCACTGATGTTGACAGTTACTATTTGTTGATGTAGGAGTTTGGTGAAGTGACTAGAGTGTGGGGTGAATACAAGATATAGTAATAGCTATAATCACTCAGTCGAGGCAGTCTCAGAACAGAGCTGGCCTTCCTGACCAGCTTCTCCAGTTTCCTCCTGTCTGCTATTGAGACACTTCACACGGGCAGAAGCAGAAATAGCTGACATCTTTGATGGCTGACACCACCACTGAGTcattaaagagtaaccaaacaggacggttggaggctgactccactctcagccctgatttgacaaatgcaaaaaaaaagggggcaggGCTAGGGGAGGCAGGCTGAggaggaggtgtggtttggatgtGATAAACGGTGACAGTGAgtttagcttgaggtaactaaAGGATCTTgttattattgtctcaatgaaaataaaaataaatacatagaaatCATAAGGTTCAGGAGGAGCTCAGGTACTGTAGCTCAGAAaatgatgatgtgaaacttctgggaTTTAAACCAGTGGACCAATAACAAAATTCAAACTgcaatacctcatttcaacagCACACAGACGATTTTAGACTATAATCTGCTGCTTTATTCAAGCACATAACACTCATGACTGCTCCACCTCTGCCTTACATCCTAAACATTTGTACCAACTCAGATGAAGTCAGACAGAGAGAAGAGGAACATCTCATTTACCTTTGGAGCAGTTAACTTACCGTATAAGTCTGGGCTGGTCCTGACGTAGTGTTTGAGGAAACTTCTTCCAGGAAAGGGCATCATAGAGCCTCTCACTCTCTCAAGAACCTGCATTAAATGGCAGCAGTACCAGGTGACAAACTAGCAAACGTTGACACACAATAGGTGTGCAGTCAGCCTCATACCTGAATGGTGTCCACATTGAAGAAGGACTGATAGTACTCAAAGGTCCAGAACCCCCCACCCTGCTTCTGCCCTCCTAAGAGCTGACAGAACAGGTAACTCAGCAGCTGTCTGTCCAAACTGCTCCTTCAGAACACAAAGCTCACCTCTGCGCTCTCCTCCTGAGCTTGCTCATCCTCCGACAGATCTACCTTCACATCCGGCCCCCCAGCTGGGCTGGAGGGGGCGTGGGACACGGACATACTGAGGGTGGAAGCAGCTGGgtcagctgacagcagctgCACCGCGTCTTCCAGTTCTGCAGACCAAACCAGCAGGTTACAAATGTAGCTGCATGACCCCCCCCCGCCACTTAATTTTCGANNNNNNNNNNNNNNNNNNNNNNNNNNNNNNNNNNNNNNNNNNNNNNNNNNNNNNNNNNNNNNNNNNNNNNNNNNNNNNNNNNNNNNNNNNNNNNNNNNNNNNNNNNNNNNNNNNNNNNNNNNNNNNNNNNNNNNNNNNNNNNNNNNNNNNNNNNNNNNNNNNNNNNNNNNNNNNNNNNNNNNNNNNNNNNNNNNNNNNNNNNNNNNNNNNNNNNNNNNNNNNNNNNNNNNNNNNNNNNNNNNNNNNNNNNNNNNNNNNNNNNNNNNNNNNNNNNNNNNNNNNNNNNNNNNNNNNNNNNNNNNNNNNNNNNNNNNNNNNNNNNNNNNNNNNNNNNNNNNNNNNNNNNNNNNNNNNNNNNNNNNNNNNNNNNNNNNNNNNNNNNNNNNNNNNNNNNNNNNNNNNNNNNNNNNNNNNNNNNNNNNNNNNNNNNNNNNNNNNNNNNNNNNNNNNNNNNNNNNNNNNNNNNNNNNNNNNNNNNNNNNNNNNNNNNNNNNNNNNNNNNNNNNNNNNNNNNNNNNNNNNNNNNNNNNNNNNNNNNNNNNNNNNNNNNNNNNNNNNNNNNNNNNNNNNNNNNNNNNNNNNNNNNNNNNNNNNNNNNNNNNNNNNNNNNNNNNNNNNNNNNNNNNNNNNNNNNNNNNNNNNNNNNNNNNNNNNNNNNNNNNNNNNNNNNNNNNNNNNNNNNNNNNNNNNNNNNNNNNNNNNNNNNNNNNNNNNNNNNNNNNNNNNNNNNNNNNNNNNNNNNNNNNNNNNNNNNNNNNNNNNNNNNNNNNNNNNNNNNNNNNNNNNNNNNNNNNNNNNNNNNNNNNNNNNNNNNNNNNNNNNNNNNNNNNNNNNNNNNNNNNNNNNNNNNNNNNNNNNNNNNNNNNNNNNNNNNNNNNNNNNNNNNNNNNNNNNNNNNNNNNNNNNNNNNNNNNNNNNNNNNNNNNNNNNNNNNNNNNNNNNNNNNNNACTCATCCCtaccctccaattgtaggggcatttgaagggttgtccaaaaggattttttaagaGCTAATCCTCATAGCGGAGGGAAGCAGAGCTCTCTGCTGcaagggttagcccttaaaaaaacaatctgcgTCGtccttttcttcatgtgggtacgctctgaagcacagtagtttacatttatatgtaagtaataaatttttgttgcagcatgaCCTTcttaaagctataaaaccgctgttgttatgtaatATCCAATGCTAGCAGCTCCACGCTTAAGTAGCTGACGGacaactattgatgatgtcatcgagtgggagtaagATCTGGATGTGTAGACACTGTTTTGCCATAATTCTCCGTTTAGAGGGctaaatggaggggtaggggaagaatttggattcagcctaaGTTGCAATGACgtatactctgaaaaatatggtTGTTTTCTGCTAGATAGCCTTGCACATTTAATTTGGTTGAAACACTTTCAGGAACCAAACattaaagagtttaaaaacacaacaaagttcATATCTTCTATCGTGAATGTACattaaaatctgcatttttacaGCCTTCTCGATCAAATTTTGACAGGCAGGTATAGAGGAAAAGCTCTTCATGGTTCTGCTGAAATTTTCTACTCAACTCCCGGATTCTTGGATGATGACATGGAACCTCTCCTGAGGTTTTCATGACTGTTCAACAGCCATGGTAATTCACCGCTAAGCTTTATATTACATAGATTTTTCACATGAGCAATACTTTGCTTTTTAATAATCTATGTTGCCATGCTGAAAGTCAAATTCTTCACATATATTGTCATGCCAGCGCCACCGTCTAGGCATATTTCTCCTCAGAGCCATAAATATTTTATGAGTGCATGCCCTTGATGCCGCGTCTGCTCCCTTGTGACCAAGGTATGATCACCACTGCAAAGCACTTATCATGTGTTATTGTCTTGAACACTTGTACCCAGAGGAAATACATTACTGggactactttttttttttaaacatgcaatATTAAGATAGAGTCTGTGccaataatttagattttaccAGATCTTTAGTGTAAAATTTAATAGATTTTAGTAGAAAAATCTATCgagcaaaaatgtaaacttttctattctttttttgaGTACCAACTtataaaaacttgtaaaaaacatTGTCTTGCATCAGGCTGTGTGGCTGTAGAGTGCATGATGGATTCCACTGCTGTTTCTGctcagaaagacagaaaaacaaggacagtcatacaaaacaaaaaaaaacaaaaacagagaagttCTAGCTCACTTTCCAGCAGGGTAGGTGGTGATATTCCATCTAAAAAAGCATCTCTGTGCAAACTGTCCTTTAGTCTGTATATGTATAAAGGATGGTATGAGTATTTGAGAAACTACTGTAGTTTGGCGTCTATTGTTGCTTTCATATTGAATTATTTCttacaaatgtgaaaaatgaaaaggagaGGGTGAGTAAATATTGGACAATACCTTAAGTCTAGAGCGGGGTGGGCTAATTTTTAGACTCGTGTCCACAAAAAGTCCtaacatttgacagaagggccagaTCATAAGCAGATGTATGGAGTGTTTTAGTAATCACATTATTTCTTTGGTAAAGAAATAATGTGAAATCTGagccaaaacacacaaactttgattaaaaaaataatatgcatCTTTTAAAAGAGAACTTTTTAGagatttaatttcaaaatgagtgacttttgctttcattttagtGTTAACTACACCGATGGGTTGAAAAACTGAGAACTGTAAACTAGAATGGCCAGAAAAATGCCTGTCCGAATCAGAAAACACGCATGAACGTCAAAAATCtttcaacaccacatgaatgctgACTAACTTTTTGCACCTAAaaggtcaatttatttgtagtgcgccatctatggggagacacaCAGAAAACAAGTGTTAACTGTAtagtttatttcagttttgttttattctttaagtACTTTTTGTCTGTGTGATTAATGATCATGTTTAATGTGTAAAACTGTATATATAAGTACAATTGGAGTTGAAAATTAGTAAGATTTTCCTTCTCCCCACATCTTTTTAGACCAATTTATCACTTTATTATCTCTTTGTTTCAccgttttcttttgtgtttgaaaataaaagaatatcaTTCAATTAATATGCCTGATTGAATCATTTTGACCTTTCAAATTGAAAGTTCCAGCCCGTACAGTTGTTCTTAAGAAGCTGGATGTCTAAAAACATCAGTGCAACAAGCGGTGACTAGTTGTAAAACCCAAACCCCTGAGATAGTCTTCAAAGGAAAACCACAGTCACTCAGTCAAGGCCCCCAACATTCCATCCAGAACTCCATCACATTCATAATCCTCCAGTTTCAGAAAGGGCTCCACCTCTACCAACACCTTTGAAAAGCAGCAGCGCTCTGTTTGGCTTCTCGTTAGATGGAAGACTGGCCTTGATGTCCTGAAAGGTGAAATTCTGTACAgcctgcacaaacacacacaaaaagcttGACTAGGTTCCATTAAACTACACATGTAACCCCTCAATATAGTAGAGAATACATGCtcatgtcacaaaaaaaaaaagatgggaaaCAGATTGTGCtttcaaaagttcaaaaagcTCAAACTTTTCCTCTGATTTAACATAACTGTAAGAATTTTTCAAATACTTAAATTTAGGCATGTTTGATGTCAATTATTTTCTCATCATGGCCACCTTGATTAGGTTttcacttcactttttaaataaaacaatttgtgCTATTTTGCGCCTTGCAGCCTGTACAAGAGTATTGATTTGATCAAGATTTAAGACTAACTCCAATGacaagtttgatgtttttaacatgttcttgtgaaattttatgaaataaattaggcttgaattgcatttctgagtaattctttattcaaattgttgtacatttggagcagatgaaaagatactcaaaactgtacggctggatggcgCTAATATTGTCaatttttgttgtgttaaatTGGGGCGTGAAGAGATTTAAGTTAGTGAGAGAGACTtttaacaaagggatgatgggaaatgagggtagGCTTACTCTCCGCCAACACTCCACCTACAACTTAATGACTAACGTCTGATGaattactgccactctgcagaaactttgttctagaaaattacattttttttattttggccaaaaatgacataatcatgattaaaagacctctgggaacccttacaataaatcaaaaagatgatcagagtgggattttaacatgttaaatCCTGAAAAAggcagacttttattttgtaatatcaTGTCTCAAAAACACTTAGATGCCAAATATACTAAATTTGATATGCAGTactttctgcactataaggcacacttaaaagcctaaacttttttttaaaaatggtccgCACGCCTAATAATCCGGTGCGCCTTTTGTTTGTACCAAGTtccaaaatctgtaaaaaatgttcttgtgcagCTTTGTGAAATCTCCGCACAACTGACTGCCGGACCAGTTTTCGCTGACACAGGAGCGGTGGTCTCATGGATGATCACGTGCGCATTTTGAGGGACACAGGTGGGTTACAGGAAGTGATTATGGCAAGTCATGCTCCTGGGAAACAATGTGGATGCCGGTAAAGTTTACCACATCTCAAGTGAATGCAGAAACCCACCTTAGTGCAACAAACACATTAAGATCAGCAGCATTTCAGAGCGCCGTTACGCGCGCGATCGGTCCTGAAAACACGCAGATGATTTGTCTAACAGCATTCCTGTGTTCGTTCAGGAGATGATCATGCTACTAAGTCATTGGCTGAAGTTGACAGTTTCCTCCGCGGAGGTGAACCAACAATGGAGCGCACGTCTGAGTTTGAGCTCTCCAGAAAGTCTGCGCTCCCCACATGCATGACTGTGTGCAGATGTTTAATTCAAACCCCAGAGATGATTTGTGGGagaagattgattaaaaaagaataagagTGGTTTGTTAAAtggttgaataaataataataactaaactcactgttttgcttttgttaactttttaacttttttattttttgtgccgTATAATACGGTGCGCCCTATGGttcagaaaatatggtaaattaCATAGTtattaaaagtaataaactaCAAACTCAAGCTACATTTTCTTACtgctaagttaaaaaaaacttgagtacACTCTCCTCTTTCTTGATTTGTTGACTTCTTGTTCTTTATTAAGCATCCTGCTTCTCATTTCCGTCATTTTCATCTTTCAGCTTCTTTGTAGAAACGAAAgattgaaagaagaaaaaaaaaataaaccataatATTCATAAATTATTCACAAATACATGAAATAGAAGCAGGAATAGGACTTTGACTTAATGGCTAATGGCACATACAGTATTCCCATGTCTTGTTGTTGTTAGTGTGAAGTACCGATAAAGGTTTTTCAACAATAATAAAAGCTCTTTTTAGAACTCAGCCAGCGAATTCAACCATAAATAAAAGCCCCATTTTGGACTTTTagcagaaaacaacagttttatcattgctttttttttagccaaacataGTTGGGTTGCCAGGTTTACTACCTTTTAAGAGCCACTTAAAGTTTAAACAACTCTGATTTAGTAAAAGCCTAAAgattagttaaaaactaaatttttagcagcataaatgaaacaaaagtacACTCAAAAGACCCCatgttaattgtttttattaatgtaataggattttttttattattttattttttcaaactgctttttagTTGTCTATGTGGTTATAGAAAACAGTTGACTCATGTTTCATGAGGCAGATTTAGCCATAATAacactacattaaaaaaaacttgcaaggTTTCCTttttcaatgctttttttttacatcttcaaCACTCAAACTACTTTCTGAAGCTCTGCCCCATAAGATGtctgtctcctcctccatccatcattgactaaataaataagtgGTGAGATTTCTTTTCTCCATTtcgcttaaaaaagaaaaaaagaaataaaaagaaaagagtctAACCGCTGCATTGGGAGTTCTGTGAAAACATAATGGTCCTTGCAGTTGTGGAAAACTCACTTTGGGATCATTACTCTGCCCGAAAGTGTAAGCTATACTCTGAAGCGAGTCTGAGTGTCTCTGTGAAATGAGAGGAGCCTTATAAGTCACGAGTCTTTAATgctctgtcattaaaaaaaagaaacagctgaCACATAAATCACAAGGAGACTGTATTATTCCCAGAGGGGATGCATGCTGGTGCACTGTCAGGCTCACTTTCTCACCAAATATCAGACAGGCAGACATCACAGCTGGATCACTGTCATTATGACAGTAGGAGCGTTTAACAGAGAGAGCAATTCTGGAGGCTGTCATTAAATATCCACAATTAGAAATCAATACATGGAATAtaagtttctgttgttttatatttagtCATATCACGGAGACAAGAGCAATGCCGAGATCTTCCTCTGAAGCCTCTGTCTTCAGCCCCCGAGGGAATGTTAAAGGGATCCCAGGCAAGACAAAAGACTAAATCTGTCCTCGGTCCGCCCTGAGGCTTCTTCCTAGCCGGACACGACTGAAGCACCTCCAGAGGTGGAGTGCAGAGCTCATAGTGCATGCCTGAACAACTGCAGCTGGTTCCTTTCCACTGCAGGGGAGTAAAAAGAAGCCTGCCATAAAAAGCTCCTCCAGGACAAATATTCTCGTCTTCCCATCCCTGAGGGTAGGCGTCCCATCCGTTCACTGGAAACTCATTTCATCCACTTTTATTaactctgttttttctttttttcttttagtcgGTATCCAGATCTCTGGATTGTCAGTCATGAATCAGCTGGTGCACGGCCTGCTGTGCTTTTAGTTCAGCTCTTCACCACCACTGATTGAGTCTTCATCATGGAAATCTCCAGCAAGTCAGCCACTCTATACCACTGAGGAGAACGACACCCAGAAAAGAGGAGTTCATTTAAGGGAATGTCGAAGCCCTTTAGGATGGCATCTCAACAAATTTTGGCTCAGAACCAGAGCTGAAGATTTGAGCTACACATAATCTGGACTGTTTAACCATTTATATTCTTCAGACTACCAAAACAGTTCAACCTATTACGGAACTGTCATTTCAGAAGATTCTGAAACACTTTTCACAACCCGTTATACTAGCAATGTGTGATTTTTCTCCACAACCGAATCAGCTAATTTCGGTTGATCGTGTAAATGGTCGAAGAGTTACGGTAGGTCAAAGAGTGTATCATTTATGTGTCGACAGCATTGTTAAAGGTTAGCACTTCATTCTGTTGTTCGATGAAGTCAAAAGATCTAATTAGCTAAAATACAATCTGCTGGATCCACAGACAGGATGACAGGAGTCAAGCACAGCTAGAAGCTCGCAGGGGTTGTTGGGAGATGTAGTGCGTTAATAAACTGGACATGGCTCCCAGCGGTGATCAGAAGTTGAGACAAATCCTTTGCTTAATACATTAGAAAAACACTTGTTACTTGGTTAATTtatcaattaa from Oryzias melastigma strain HK-1 linkage group LG16, ASM292280v2, whole genome shotgun sequence includes the following:
- the LOC112143182 gene encoding protein YIPF1 (The sequence of the model RefSeq protein was modified relative to this genomic sequence to represent the inferred CDS: added 301 bases not found in genome assembly); translation: MTSPNDLKFEELEDAVQLLSADPAASTLSMSVSHAPSSPAGGPDVKVDLSEDEQAQEESAELLGGQKQGGGFWTFEYYQSFFNVDTIQVLERVRGSMMPFPGRSFLKHYVRTSPDLYGPFWICVTLVFSMAISGNLSTFLSQTGNPEYHYRPQFHRVTIAAAVIFIYAWLVPVALWGFLTWRRRAERQIGVFSFLETVCVYGYSLFIYIPTSVLWSIPVQWLQWILVLVSMGVSGSVLVLTFWPVVRDDTKVMAAATLATILVLHTLLAVGCKLYFFQASEKLAPSPTSKPIHASATTGFL